The Nostoc sp. NIES-3756 DNA window ATTCGCTATTAACTACGTTTTTACTAGAGAATTTAGGTTGATGATGTTTAAGACAAATTGTCCGCTATTTCATCCGCCAAACTAATATAATTGCAAAAAATTAACCGCCCTGTTTCAAAGAATGAATTACAGTAATATTTACAAGTGAGGAAGTGAAATCACCGTGTCGTCTAGGACTTTTGAACAAAAGCAACCGCAACGTCGTACTTCGCCTGGATTTGAGTTCTTTAAAGGAGTAGGCCAGATAGCTGGTGGAACTCTCTTATCACTGACGATGTTGACAAGTTCCATTGTAGCCGGAGGGCTGGTTGGTTTAGCAATCAGTTTCCGGAATTTACCAGATGTTAGACAGCTACGCAACTTCTTCCCATCAGAAACAACATACATATACGACATTAAGGGCAAACTACTAGCTAGTGTCCACGGGGAAGCCAACCGTGAAGTTGTACCTTTAGATAAGATTTCTCCCAATCTGAAACGGGCTGTACTAGCTAGTGAAGATAGTCATTTCTATTATCATCACGGTATCAATCCGACTGGTGTAGGTCGTGCTGTCGTCACTAACTTAGTGGCTGGTGGTGTGAAAGAAGGTGGCTCTACCGTCACCATGCAGTTGGTGAAAAACCTATTCTTGACCCGTAAGCGTGCCTTTACTCGGAAGCTAGCTGAGGGAGTTTTAGCAATTCGCTTAGAACAGATCCTCACTAAAGACCAAATTTTAGAAATGTACCTCAATCAAGTGTATTGGGGACATAATAATTATGGTGTACAAACCGCAGCACGTAGTTACTTTAATAAGTCAGCCGAGAACTTAACTATAGGGGAATCGGCAATGATGGCAGGGTTAATCCAAGCGCCAGAGGAATTTAGCCCATTTGCTAGTATGAAGCTGGCAAAACAAAAACAAAGAGAAGTTTTGGGGCGGATGCTGGAACTCAATTGGATTACCCAGCAAGAATATGATGATGCCCTCAAACAAGAAATTAAACTGGGTAGAATCAGGTCATTTCAAGGTAGTGCGCTGCCTTATATAACCAATACTGTGGCGCAGGAATTAGCCAAAAAGTTTGGCCGTGATACTCTGCTTAAAGGCGGTATGCGGGTACAAACCACAGTTGATGCTGATTTTCAAATCATGGCAGAAGATACTGTGAAGAAATGGCATAAAACCCTATTGGGTGAAGGCTTAGGTAAAAACCAAATTGCCCTGGTATCAATTGACCCCAGGACTCATTTTGTCAAAGCCCTAGTAGGTGGTGTAGATCCTAAAGCGAGTGAGTTTAACCGGGCTACACAAGCTCTACGTCAACCAGGGTCTTCTTTTAAGCCATTTGTTTATTATGCTGCTTTTGCTACTGGTAAATTTGCGCCTGACAGTACTGTAATAGATTCACCAGTTAGATATCGTGATGGTGATAATTGGTACACTCCCAGAAATTACGATGGTGGCTTTAGCGGTGCTATGCCAATTCGCAAAGCCCTAGCCCAATCACGTAACATTCCCGTAATTAAACTGGGTAAAACCATTGGCATGAATAGAGTCATAGACACTTGTCGCACTTTGGGCATTATGAGTCCGATGGAACCTGTGACTTCCCTCCCACTAGGTGCTATTGGTGTCACGCCACTGGAAATGGCTAGTGCTTATGCGACTTTCGCTAATTATGGATGGCAGTCACCACCAACAGTCATCGCCCGTATTACCGATAGCAGTGGCAATGTTATATTAGACAACACTCCCAAACCCCAGCTTGTATTAGATCCTTGGGCATCAGCCGCTACTATAGATGTGATGCAATCAGTAGTTACTGAAGGTACTGGTAAGGCTGCTGCTATTGACCGACCGTCTGCTGGGAAAACAGGTACAACTTCATCAGAAAAAGATATTTGGTATGTAGGTACTGTGCCACAATTAACCACGGCTGTCTGGATAGGTAGGGATGACAACCGACAATTAGCCAGTGGTGCAACGGGTGGTGGTAAGGTTGCTCCTATATGGCGTGACTTTATGACTAAGGCAATGAAGGGTGTACCAGTTGAAAAGTTCAAACCACCTTCTCAATTTCCGCGTCCTAAGGCTAATTAGGGAAATGGGAAGACAAGGAAGACAAGGGAGACAAGTTTTTTTTTGGGTTTTTGTCTACCTTGTTTGCTTGTCACCTTGGGGGAAGCTAACACCACATATTCCCTAACCTGTAATCCCCAGTCCTTTTAAGCTTGTTTCTCTAACTCAGATTTCATTCTTTGTAGAGTCAGATTCATTTGCTCAAACATCTGCTGGGGGGTAATGCCAAACTGATTTAATTGGGTTTTGAGTTGCTCTACGGTCATTTGTGCCATAAAGTCTTCTGAAAGCTCGAATCGCTTCATAAAAACACGATAGCGATCCATCATTGCTTCCATTTGCTCAATAAATAACTTTTTCCCTTCACGGTCAAATTTGCCGTAGTTATTGCCTAGCTTAATCAGTGCTTGATAATCTTCAAACAACTGCTTTGCTTCTTGCTGAACTATCTCAGAGTCAAAGAATCCCATGTGCCTCTATTGGGCTGAGTAATATCACTCAGCAACTTATAGTTTTGCCTCTACTTTCATTCTAGTCTAGGGGATTCATCTAATAAAGAAAACTTCTTTTCAGTACGGTTTTTTACCGAGATTTCAACACTTGACTGATATTAGTCTCTACTTTGGTAACGAATTTACCTAATAATGCAGCAATTCCTAAAGCTTTGACCAGTGAAGGCGGATCAATGTTATCTATACTACTAATTTTCAGGTAATCGGCGTATTTTAAGGCTAGTTGCTGCTGTGAATTGAGTTTCAATGCTTGCCTCATATAAACTTTTGCCATTCCTGGAAGTTGCTGTCGCAGATGTACGAATCCCAATAAGGCATAATAATCGCCGTTATTCGGCTCTATTCTAATTGCATCCCGTAGTTCTTGCACTGCTAAATTCCATTGGCTTTGTTTAGCGTACTGGATAGCCCGTTGATAGTGTTTTTGAGCATAGTTTATGACGGCGGGTTTGACATTAGTTGTCTCATTTAAGGTAATTTCTTGTACCTGCACCTCCACAGGTTGAGGTTTTTCCTTAGTTTTTACGGTTGGATTTACTTGCAGAATCATGGGTTCAGTTTTCTGCAAAGATAAATAAACTATATTTAATAAAATTATCTGTCGAGTTATTTGATGTGATTTTTGCAGAGATTGATATTGGGCTTGTGTATAAGAGGCGATCGCATCTTGATAAAATAAGTCAGCTTCTTGTGCTGACATGGTGAGGAGTTGCCCTGCTACGGGATTTCGTACAGACTTGGCTTGTTTTTTCCAAGCGATCGCCTCTGACCGCAATGACTCTAAAATACGATGACGCTGCTGTTTATGCTTCAATTCCTCGTAAGCAGGGTTAATTAAACACGTAAAAATTGCTGTTGCTAATGTTTTCTGGAAATGATTGCTGTTATTGTAGCGATCGGGATGTAGCTGTTTTGCTAGAACATGATAACGAGTGAGAATTTGGCGTTCATCAGCAGTCACAGCCACCCCTAACACAGCGTAGGGATCAACGAGCTGTCTAAGTGCTTCTGCGGGGAGGGAAGTCTGTGACATTTTACTAGCGGTTGCAGATGAAAACTTTAAGATAGCATCGGAGAATAGAAAGTGGGGAGTAGGAAATAGGGGAGGATCAGGAATCTTTAGCCGGAGTTTAAATTAATAGAATATATTTGTCCATATAATTTACTGATTGATAGTCAACCGTTATTTCCAACCTAATTTTCGATAAAACTGTGGTAATTGTAGATTAATCAGGAATATGTTAACTAAGCGTAAAAGTCGCACTATAGCCGCTATTTTAGCTTTGGCTGGAACATCACCCATCTCTGGATGGCATAAATTTTATTTAGGACAGCCAATTTGGGGCTTATTATATGTTTTACTCTCTTGGACTCCTATTCCCAAGGTAGCCAGTGTAATTGAGGCAGTTTGGTATTTAGCCCAAGATGAAGAAACTTTTGACCGAAATTTTAATATGGGTCAGCCTGCTGTCAAACAATCCCAGTATGCTGTTAATCAAGTAGGAGCGATCGCTAATGCTTTACGCGAATTAGACACCCTACGTCAAGATGGCTTAATTTCTGAGTACGAGTTTGAACAAAAGCGCCGTCAGTTGCTTGATCAGATTTCTTGATCAGAGTGGAAAGTAGGGAGATGAGGGAGACAACAGATAACTAATGATCTATGGACTATGGACTAATGACTAATGACTAACAGGCTACCTTGGAACTTCAAATTACAGCAACTACGTACCAAGCTGCTGAATGACCCCTACTATCGATTACAGTCTGGGGAGGAGATTCAAATTGCGGTGCAATTGGGAATCCGTATTGATGCAAACCAAGCAACTGTGGATGATTGGTTGCGCTTACCGGGTTTGTCAATTCACCAAGCGCGATCGCTAGTAGAACTTTCCCGTTCTGGTGTTATATTTTATTGTATTGAAGATGTGGCTGCTGCTTTGGGACTACCACCATTACGTCTAGAACCATTAAAGCCCATATTAAGTTTTAGTTATTATGACCATGAGTCTTTAGTTAGTTCTGCAAATTTAATTAATCCCAATACCGCTTCAGTAGAACAGTTAGTACAAACACCGTATATTGATGTGTCTCTAGCCCAAGCAGTGGTAGAAAACCGTGTATCGTTTGGGCCTTACCGTAGTTTAGTTGATTTTCAGCAAAGATTGCAGCTTCCT harbors:
- a CDS encoding transglycosylase domain-containing protein, whose amino-acid sequence is MSSRTFEQKQPQRRTSPGFEFFKGVGQIAGGTLLSLTMLTSSIVAGGLVGLAISFRNLPDVRQLRNFFPSETTYIYDIKGKLLASVHGEANREVVPLDKISPNLKRAVLASEDSHFYYHHGINPTGVGRAVVTNLVAGGVKEGGSTVTMQLVKNLFLTRKRAFTRKLAEGVLAIRLEQILTKDQILEMYLNQVYWGHNNYGVQTAARSYFNKSAENLTIGESAMMAGLIQAPEEFSPFASMKLAKQKQREVLGRMLELNWITQQEYDDALKQEIKLGRIRSFQGSALPYITNTVAQELAKKFGRDTLLKGGMRVQTTVDADFQIMAEDTVKKWHKTLLGEGLGKNQIALVSIDPRTHFVKALVGGVDPKASEFNRATQALRQPGSSFKPFVYYAAFATGKFAPDSTVIDSPVRYRDGDNWYTPRNYDGGFSGAMPIRKALAQSRNIPVIKLGKTIGMNRVIDTCRTLGIMSPMEPVTSLPLGAIGVTPLEMASAYATFANYGWQSPPTVIARITDSSGNVILDNTPKPQLVLDPWASAATIDVMQSVVTEGTGKAAAIDRPSAGKTGTTSSEKDIWYVGTVPQLTTAVWIGRDDNRQLASGATGGGKVAPIWRDFMTKAMKGVPVEKFKPPSQFPRPKAN
- a CDS encoding DUF1825 family protein, producing MGFFDSEIVQQEAKQLFEDYQALIKLGNNYGKFDREGKKLFIEQMEAMMDRYRVFMKRFELSEDFMAQMTVEQLKTQLNQFGITPQQMFEQMNLTLQRMKSELEKQA
- a CDS encoding J domain-containing protein, with the protein product MSQTSLPAEALRQLVDPYAVLGVAVTADERQILTRYHVLAKQLHPDRYNNSNHFQKTLATAIFTCLINPAYEELKHKQQRHRILESLRSEAIAWKKQAKSVRNPVAGQLLTMSAQEADLFYQDAIASYTQAQYQSLQKSHQITRQIILLNIVYLSLQKTEPMILQVNPTVKTKEKPQPVEVQVQEITLNETTNVKPAVINYAQKHYQRAIQYAKQSQWNLAVQELRDAIRIEPNNGDYYALLGFVHLRQQLPGMAKVYMRQALKLNSQQQLALKYADYLKISSIDNIDPPSLVKALGIAALLGKFVTKVETNISQVLKSR
- a CDS encoding NINE protein — its product is MLTKRKSRTIAAILALAGTSPISGWHKFYLGQPIWGLLYVLLSWTPIPKVASVIEAVWYLAQDEETFDRNFNMGQPAVKQSQYAVNQVGAIANALRELDTLRQDGLISEYEFEQKRRQLLDQIS
- a CDS encoding helix-hairpin-helix domain-containing protein, which produces MTNRLPWNFKLQQLRTKLLNDPYYRLQSGEEIQIAVQLGIRIDANQATVDDWLRLPGLSIHQARSLVELSRSGVIFYCIEDVAAALGLPPLRLEPLKPILSFSYYDHESLVSSANLINPNTASVEQLVQTPYIDVSLAQAVVENRVSFGPYRSLVDFQQRLQLPGEAIAQLMYFLRF